One window of Rubrivirga sp. SAORIC476 genomic DNA carries:
- the sucB gene encoding 2-oxoglutarate dehydrogenase, E2 component, dihydrolipoamide succinyltransferase, translating into MARVDVVMPKMGESVMEGTVLEWKKAVGDTIEQDETLLEISTDKVDSEVPSPEAGRIVEILVEENDTVDVGTPIAVIETDVTAETAPTPATAPPAAAAEPASEPVAEVTPEAEPAAKPAAPPIEPAPTSQAASPASSGARTEVVMPKMGESVMEGTVLEWKKAVGDTIEQDETLLEISTDKVDSEVPSPEAGTLLEILVEEGDTVDVGTPIAIIGAAGAVAEAPASPSGDGASAPEPYEKSYSAEVGDTAAAAPAVQEAAGAEAAAAVVASQDGPSGPIPSRDEAGNVYSPLVRSIADAEGVSLAELQSISGSGAGGRVNKDDVMAYLETRGRASAPAASPTPAPAAAPATPAPAAPAPAAPVARQAPAAPKPAPTPAPASSDSAGERVEVVEMDRMRQLIAEHMRRSKDTSAHVTSFAEVDVSGLVRHREAHKADFQKREGVKLTYTPYFIEAAIEPLRDHPLLNASVEGKRVLLKKDYHIGIAVALGTKGLLVPVVRNAGQQNLTGLAHTVADLAVRTRSKKLQPDELQGGTFTITNVGSLGSLMGTPIINQPQTAILSPGAIVKRPVVVETEAGDVIAIRHMMYVSLSYDHRVIDGSMAASFLAAYREQLEAYTVDTPLA; encoded by the coding sequence ATGGCCCGAGTCGATGTTGTGATGCCCAAGATGGGCGAGAGTGTGATGGAAGGAACGGTCCTCGAATGGAAGAAGGCCGTCGGCGACACCATCGAGCAGGACGAGACGCTGCTGGAGATCTCGACCGACAAGGTCGACTCCGAGGTGCCCAGCCCCGAGGCGGGGCGCATCGTCGAGATCCTCGTCGAGGAGAACGACACCGTCGACGTAGGCACGCCCATCGCGGTCATCGAGACCGACGTGACGGCCGAGACCGCCCCGACGCCCGCGACTGCACCGCCGGCCGCCGCCGCCGAGCCGGCCTCTGAACCCGTCGCCGAGGTGACGCCTGAGGCCGAGCCCGCGGCCAAGCCTGCCGCGCCGCCCATCGAGCCCGCACCGACCTCGCAGGCGGCCTCCCCGGCCTCGAGTGGCGCTCGCACCGAGGTGGTGATGCCCAAGATGGGCGAGAGCGTGATGGAAGGAACGGTCCTCGAATGGAAGAAGGCCGTCGGCGACACCATCGAGCAGGACGAGACGCTGCTGGAGATCTCGACCGACAAGGTCGACTCCGAGGTGCCCAGCCCCGAGGCGGGGACGCTGCTGGAGATCCTCGTCGAGGAGGGTGACACGGTGGACGTGGGCACGCCCATCGCCATCATCGGCGCCGCCGGTGCCGTCGCCGAGGCGCCCGCCTCCCCGAGTGGAGACGGTGCGTCGGCTCCCGAGCCGTACGAGAAGAGCTACTCGGCCGAAGTGGGCGACACGGCTGCCGCCGCGCCCGCCGTCCAGGAGGCGGCTGGTGCCGAAGCCGCTGCCGCCGTGGTCGCCAGCCAGGACGGGCCGTCCGGTCCGATTCCGAGCCGCGACGAGGCGGGCAACGTCTACTCGCCCCTGGTCCGCTCCATCGCCGACGCCGAGGGCGTGTCGCTCGCCGAGCTGCAGTCGATCTCCGGCTCCGGCGCGGGCGGACGTGTCAACAAGGACGACGTGATGGCCTACCTGGAGACCCGTGGCCGTGCGTCGGCTCCCGCCGCTTCGCCGACTCCGGCTCCTGCCGCTGCCCCGGCCACCCCGGCGCCTGCCGCCCCGGCTCCGGCCGCTCCCGTGGCCCGTCAGGCACCCGCCGCTCCCAAGCCTGCCCCGACGCCCGCGCCCGCCTCGTCCGACTCGGCCGGGGAGCGCGTCGAGGTGGTCGAGATGGATCGCATGCGCCAGCTCATCGCCGAGCACATGCGCCGGTCGAAGGACACGAGCGCCCACGTCACCAGCTTCGCCGAGGTAGACGTGTCGGGCCTGGTCCGCCACCGCGAGGCCCACAAGGCCGACTTCCAGAAGCGCGAGGGCGTCAAGCTGACCTACACGCCGTACTTCATCGAGGCGGCCATTGAGCCGCTCCGCGACCACCCGCTGCTGAACGCCTCCGTCGAGGGCAAGCGCGTGCTCCTGAAGAAGGACTACCACATCGGCATCGCCGTCGCGCTCGGCACGAAGGGCCTGCTGGTGCCGGTCGTCCGCAACGCGGGCCAGCAGAACCTGACCGGTCTCGCCCACACCGTCGCCGACCTCGCGGTGCGGACGCGGTCCAAGAAGCTCCAGCCGGACGAACTGCAGGGTGGCACGTTCACGATCACCAACGTGGGCAGCCTCGGCAGCCTCATGGGCACGCCCATCATCAACCAGCCGCAGACGGCGATCCTGTCGCCGGGTGCCATCGTGAAGCGGCCGGTCGTGGTGGAGACCGAGGCGGGCGACGTGATCGCGATCCGCCACATGATGTACGTCTCGCTGAGCTACGACCACCGCGTCATCGACGGCTCGATGGCGGCCAGCTTCCTCGCGGCCTACCGCGAGCAGTTGGAGGCCTACACCGTCGACACCCCCCTCGCGTAG
- a CDS encoding tetratricopeptide repeat protein — protein sequence MSAPDPRPSEPAIQTAARLLAEGRPEEAAARLAALVAEAPTYAAAHVLRATALEAAGHIDDALVSWGRAAALVPRSPLVHRERERLLATHVAGEVPVDLPPPVPAEPAAPEAEGPQAAALDPVDLEPDFGMFEEREALPETPLLDEDEADDLPLPQEAEDEGDDGPLLDFGAPRASAAHPLVDAEAPQALDASDLLFVDGPVVPPPAEAQPDPEPPASAPDPFEGAALHDEDEPEAAEPPLSPLSPIAADWGADETDLAPVVPPEGDLAPLPPRAEAPPGPVAGWDILSEADIPTPPPDPFAEPDIIAPEEREEPAEVSDPFGDIDAIIDEFGAPPSAEAPASDLSVADELDALIAQLEVAPRIRPDPEYRGPEVSLDAGDVDDMVSETLAKIYAAQHQYVEAALVYEKLAARQPEDAAALLERAAELRQRGA from the coding sequence ATGTCTGCGCCCGACCCGCGCCCGTCCGAACCCGCCATCCAGACCGCCGCGCGCCTCCTCGCCGAGGGGCGCCCGGAGGAGGCGGCGGCACGCCTCGCTGCCCTCGTGGCCGAGGCGCCGACGTACGCGGCGGCCCACGTCCTCCGCGCGACCGCCCTGGAGGCGGCCGGCCACATCGACGACGCACTCGTGTCGTGGGGCCGTGCGGCGGCTCTCGTCCCGCGCAGCCCGCTCGTCCACCGCGAGCGCGAGCGTCTGCTGGCTACCCACGTCGCGGGCGAAGTACCCGTCGACCTCCCGCCGCCGGTCCCCGCCGAGCCTGCGGCCCCGGAGGCGGAAGGGCCGCAGGCGGCAGCCCTGGATCCCGTCGATCTGGAGCCCGACTTCGGCATGTTCGAGGAACGGGAGGCGCTGCCCGAGACGCCCCTCCTCGACGAGGACGAGGCGGACGACCTGCCGCTTCCTCAAGAGGCCGAGGACGAGGGGGACGACGGCCCGCTGCTCGACTTCGGCGCACCGCGTGCCTCTGCCGCTCACCCGCTGGTCGATGCCGAGGCGCCGCAGGCCCTCGACGCGTCCGACCTGCTGTTCGTCGATGGCCCCGTCGTGCCGCCTCCGGCCGAGGCGCAGCCGGACCCGGAGCCGCCTGCCTCGGCGCCCGACCCGTTCGAGGGAGCTGCGCTCCACGACGAAGACGAACCGGAGGCCGCCGAGCCCCCGCTCTCGCCGCTGAGCCCCATCGCGGCCGACTGGGGCGCCGACGAGACCGACCTGGCGCCGGTGGTTCCGCCGGAAGGGGACTTGGCCCCGCTGCCTCCGCGTGCCGAGGCGCCCCCAGGCCCGGTCGCCGGGTGGGACATCCTTTCCGAGGCGGACATCCCGACGCCGCCGCCGGACCCCTTCGCCGAGCCTGACATCATCGCGCCGGAGGAGCGTGAGGAACCGGCAGAGGTCTCGGACCCCTTCGGGGACATCGATGCCATCATCGACGAGTTCGGTGCGCCGCCGTCCGCCGAGGCCCCGGCCAGCGACCTCTCCGTGGCCGACGAACTGGACGCGCTGATCGCGCAGCTCGAAGTCGCACCCCGCATCCGCCCCGACCCCGAGTACCGCGGCCCCGAGGTGTCGCTCGACGCAGGCGACGTGGACGACATGGTCTCGGAGACGCTCGCCAAGATCTACGCCGCCCAGCACCAGTACGTCGAGGCGGCGCTCGTCTACGAGAAGCTGGCCGCTCGCCAGCCCGAGGACGCCGCTGCACTGCTCGAACGGGCGGCCGAGCTCCGCCAGCGCGGCGCATGA
- a CDS encoding anhydro-N-acetylmuramic acid kinase: protein MSSLLARLLRPGPRLVAGLMSGTSLDGVDAAIVRLDGTGTGVRIETLGFVSRAYDAELRAALAACAEVTTSNVRLVSQLHARLGDVFAEVAEAALAEAGLTADALDLVGSHGQTVQHVPEAEEVAGVPVRSTLQIGCPAVLATRLGTPVVADFRAGDVALGGQGAPLAPTLDGALFAHPDEARVLLNLGGIANLTVLPPGGPPRAAFDTGPANMVLDALALRLTGTPYDADGALAAQGTPDDALVADVLAAPFFAAAPPKSTGREDFGAPFVDWLIGRGPSAPADLMATATAVTARSVAEAVHRFVDPLPTRVIASGGGVHNPTLMRMLADALGPIPLDTTAAYGLDPDAKEAVLFALLAHEWANGVRTGLPAVTGASRPAFQGSLTLP, encoded by the coding sequence ATGAGCAGTCTGCTCGCGCGCCTGCTCCGCCCCGGCCCGCGCCTCGTCGCCGGCCTGATGAGTGGCACCTCGCTCGATGGCGTCGACGCGGCCATCGTGCGCCTCGACGGCACTGGCACCGGCGTCCGGATCGAGACGCTCGGCTTCGTCAGCCGAGCGTACGACGCCGAGCTTCGGGCCGCGCTGGCCGCCTGTGCGGAGGTCACGACTTCCAACGTGCGTCTCGTAAGCCAGCTCCACGCCCGCCTTGGGGACGTGTTCGCCGAGGTCGCGGAGGCGGCGCTCGCGGAGGCCGGGCTCACGGCCGATGCGCTCGACCTCGTCGGGAGCCACGGCCAGACGGTCCAGCACGTGCCCGAGGCCGAGGAGGTCGCGGGCGTGCCGGTCCGCTCGACCCTCCAGATCGGGTGCCCGGCCGTCCTCGCGACCCGCCTCGGCACGCCCGTCGTCGCAGACTTTCGGGCAGGCGACGTGGCGCTCGGCGGCCAGGGCGCACCGCTCGCGCCGACCCTCGACGGGGCGCTCTTCGCCCACCCGGACGAGGCGCGGGTCCTGCTCAACCTCGGCGGCATCGCCAACCTGACCGTCCTCCCGCCCGGCGGACCGCCGCGCGCGGCCTTCGACACGGGCCCGGCCAACATGGTCCTGGACGCCCTCGCGCTCCGCCTCACCGGCACGCCCTACGACGCCGACGGCGCGCTGGCAGCCCAGGGCACCCCCGACGACGCGCTGGTCGCGGACGTGCTCGCAGCCCCCTTCTTCGCCGCCGCGCCGCCCAAGTCCACCGGACGAGAGGATTTCGGGGCGCCCTTCGTGGACTGGCTCATCGGGCGCGGCCCGAGCGCCCCGGCCGACCTGATGGCGACGGCGACGGCCGTCACGGCGCGCTCGGTCGCCGAGGCGGTCCACCGGTTCGTGGACCCGTTGCCGACGCGCGTGATCGCCAGCGGCGGCGGCGTCCACAACCCGACCCTGATGCGGATGCTGGCCGACGCACTCGGCCCGATCCCTCTGGACACGACGGCGGCCTACGGCCTCGACCCCGACGCCAAGGAGGCCGTGCTGTTCGCGCTGCTGGCCCACGAATGGGCGAACGGCGTCCGCACCGGGCTGCCCGCCGTGACGGGCGCCTCCCGCCCTGCTTTCCAGGGCTCGCTGACGCTCCCGTAG
- a CDS encoding DUF2164 domain-containing protein → MPIEIPKRSRADLIESIQDYIHEHLDVELGVIAAEGILDYVLAEIGPAAYNKGVRDAQSRMNTIVGDLDLDLREQEMGYSLRRRAEGRA, encoded by the coding sequence ATGCCCATCGAGATCCCCAAGCGGTCGCGCGCCGACCTGATCGAGTCGATCCAGGACTACATCCACGAGCACCTCGACGTGGAACTGGGCGTGATCGCCGCCGAGGGGATCCTCGACTACGTGCTCGCGGAGATCGGCCCCGCCGCCTACAACAAAGGGGTCCGCGACGCGCAGAGCCGGATGAACACCATCGTGGGCGACCTGGACCTGGATCTGCGCGAGCAAGAGATGGGCTACTCGCTGCGGCGCCGGGCCGAGGGGCGGGCCTGA
- the thiL gene encoding thiamine-phosphate kinase — translation MSDAPDLSPDDASGAAPFTPVSEVGEFGLIDRMHAVLGDAASARDLIAGIGDDAAVYRVGSAGSEGPRRVHVVTTDAMVEGVHFDRTYVPLRALGWKAIATNVSDVAAMNARPRFATVALGLPNNLSVEGAEALYTGIGQACERYGLAIVGGDVTASARLTITVTVIGEADEEAVVYRRGAQPGDLLCVTGDLGSAAAGLQVLLQGKEAMKESTEGDGAAASQPDLVEFAYVVERQLMPQARMDRVEAWAEAGVRPTSLIDVSDGLASEVHHLSQAGTVGAVIDGGLLPVHVQTALTAQRYDQRPEAFVLYGGEDYELLFTIPQEEASKLTADTYAVVGQVVEPDEGVVLRLPDGNRVPLRAGGYKHY, via the coding sequence ATGTCCGACGCTCCCGATCTCTCGCCCGACGACGCCTCCGGCGCCGCCCCCTTCACGCCCGTCTCCGAGGTCGGCGAGTTCGGCCTGATCGACCGGATGCACGCCGTCCTCGGCGACGCCGCCAGCGCGCGCGACCTGATCGCGGGCATCGGCGACGACGCCGCCGTCTACCGCGTCGGTAGCGCCGGGTCCGAGGGCCCGCGCCGCGTCCACGTGGTGACCACCGACGCGATGGTCGAGGGCGTCCACTTCGACCGGACGTACGTGCCGCTCCGCGCGCTCGGGTGGAAGGCCATCGCGACCAACGTGAGCGACGTGGCGGCGATGAACGCGCGGCCCCGCTTCGCGACGGTCGCGCTCGGACTGCCCAACAACCTGTCCGTCGAGGGCGCCGAGGCGCTCTACACCGGCATCGGGCAGGCGTGCGAGCGCTATGGCCTCGCCATCGTCGGCGGCGACGTGACGGCGTCGGCCCGGCTGACCATCACGGTGACCGTCATCGGCGAGGCCGACGAGGAGGCCGTCGTGTACCGGCGCGGCGCGCAGCCCGGCGACCTGCTCTGCGTCACCGGCGACCTCGGCAGCGCCGCGGCCGGTCTTCAGGTCCTCCTCCAGGGCAAGGAAGCGATGAAGGAGAGCACCGAGGGCGACGGCGCGGCGGCGTCGCAGCCCGATCTCGTCGAGTTCGCCTACGTCGTCGAGCGCCAGCTGATGCCACAGGCCCGGATGGACCGCGTCGAGGCATGGGCCGAGGCGGGCGTCCGCCCCACGTCGCTGATCGACGTGTCGGACGGGCTGGCCTCCGAGGTCCACCACCTCAGTCAGGCCGGGACGGTGGGCGCGGTGATCGACGGCGGGCTGCTGCCGGTTCACGTCCAGACGGCGCTCACGGCGCAGCGCTACGACCAGCGCCCGGAGGCGTTCGTGCTCTACGGTGGCGAGGACTACGAGCTGCTGTTCACGATCCCCCAGGAGGAGGCCTCCAAACTGACGGCCGATACGTACGCGGTCGTCGGGCAGGTCGTGGAGCCGGACGAGGGCGTCGTACTGCGCCTGCCGGACGGCAACCGGGTGCCGCTGCGGGCGGGCGGCTACAAGCACTACTAG
- the atpD gene encoding F0F1 ATP synthase subunit beta: METVTPAGTTGAVLQVIGPVVDCEFPADAVPEIYDALEIARGDEPTLILEVQQHLGENRVRTISMDSTDGLTRGTPVVGTGRPIAMPVGVEVRGRLFNVVGEAIDGLPKPQVSEYRPIHAEPPSFDQLATSIEVLETGIKVIDLIQPYARGGKIGLFGGAGVGKTVLIQELINNIAKGHDGFSVFAGVGERTREGNDLMREMLESGIMKYGDAFMHSMEEGGWDLSKVDMELLKESQAAFVFGQMNEPPGARARVALSGLTLAEYFRDLGGTDVLFFVDNIFRFTQAGSEVSALLGRMPSAVGYQPTLATEMGTMQERITSTKKGAITSVQAVYVPADDLTDPAPATTFAHLDATTTLSRGIASLGIYPAVDPLDSTSRILTAEVVGDEHYKVAQDTKMLLQRDKELQDIIAILGLDELSDEDKQVVNRARRVQRFMSQPFFVAEQFTGTPGKYVKVEDTVRGFKMILDGELDHLPEGAFLYKGAIEEVIEAGEKMLAEA, encoded by the coding sequence ATGGAAACCGTCACGCCTGCCGGCACCACCGGCGCCGTCCTTCAGGTCATCGGCCCCGTCGTCGACTGCGAGTTCCCCGCCGACGCCGTCCCCGAGATCTACGACGCCCTCGAGATCGCTCGCGGCGACGAGCCCACGCTGATCCTCGAGGTGCAGCAGCACCTCGGCGAGAACCGCGTCCGGACCATCTCCATGGACTCCACGGACGGCCTGACGCGCGGCACGCCGGTCGTCGGCACCGGTCGTCCGATCGCGATGCCGGTCGGCGTCGAGGTGCGTGGGCGTCTGTTCAACGTCGTCGGCGAGGCCATCGACGGGCTCCCGAAGCCGCAGGTCAGCGAGTACCGGCCGATCCACGCCGAGCCGCCGTCGTTCGACCAACTCGCGACGAGCATCGAGGTCCTGGAGACCGGCATCAAGGTCATCGACCTGATCCAGCCCTATGCCCGAGGCGGCAAGATCGGCCTCTTCGGTGGCGCGGGCGTCGGCAAGACGGTCCTCATCCAGGAGCTGATCAACAACATCGCCAAGGGCCACGACGGCTTCTCGGTGTTCGCCGGCGTCGGCGAGCGCACGCGTGAGGGCAACGACCTCATGCGCGAGATGCTCGAGTCGGGCATCATGAAGTACGGCGACGCCTTCATGCACTCGATGGAGGAGGGCGGCTGGGACCTCTCGAAGGTCGACATGGAGCTCCTCAAGGAGAGCCAGGCGGCGTTCGTGTTCGGGCAGATGAACGAGCCCCCCGGCGCCCGCGCCCGCGTGGCGCTCTCCGGCCTGACGCTCGCCGAGTACTTCCGCGATCTCGGCGGCACGGACGTGCTCTTCTTCGTCGACAACATCTTCCGCTTCACGCAGGCGGGCTCGGAGGTCTCGGCGCTCCTCGGCCGCATGCCGTCGGCGGTGGGCTACCAGCCGACGCTGGCGACCGAGATGGGCACGATGCAGGAGCGCATCACGTCCACCAAGAAGGGCGCCATCACGTCTGTCCAGGCCGTCTACGTCCCGGCGGACGACCTCACGGACCCGGCCCCGGCCACGACGTTCGCCCACCTCGACGCCACGACGACGCTCTCGCGCGGCATCGCGTCGCTGGGCATCTACCCGGCCGTCGACCCGCTCGACTCCACCTCCCGCATCCTGACGGCCGAGGTCGTCGGCGACGAGCACTACAAGGTGGCGCAGGACACGAAGATGCTCCTCCAGCGCGACAAGGAGCTGCAGGACATCATCGCGATCCTCGGCCTCGACGAGCTGTCCGACGAGGACAAGCAGGTCGTCAACCGGGCACGTCGCGTGCAGCGCTTCATGTCGCAGCCGTTCTTCGTCGCCGAGCAGTTCACCGGCACGCCGGGCAAGTACGTCAAGGTCGAGGACACCGTCCGCGGCTTCAAGATGATCCTCGACGGCGAGCTCGACCACCTGCCCGAGGGCGCGTTCCTCTACAAGGGCGCCATCGAGGAGGTCATCGAGGCTGGCGAGAAGATGCTGGCCGAGGCGTAG
- the atpC gene encoding ATP synthase F1 subunit epsilon, giving the protein MADSLLVEIVSPDRAAYRGEARAFRAPGVEGSFEVLRGHAPMLAATQVGTVTVTTLAGERVSFATSGGFVEVLDNHVIMLAETAEPAGDIDIERAKAAEERAAERLAAAQTPEERAAMEAERDRARNRLRTAMGQV; this is encoded by the coding sequence ATGGCTGACTCCCTGCTCGTCGAGATCGTCTCCCCGGACCGCGCGGCCTACCGCGGCGAGGCCCGTGCCTTCCGCGCCCCCGGCGTCGAGGGTTCCTTCGAGGTCCTCCGCGGCCACGCGCCGATGCTCGCTGCCACCCAGGTGGGCACGGTCACCGTGACCACCCTCGCGGGCGAGCGCGTCTCGTTCGCGACCTCTGGCGGATTCGTCGAGGTGCTCGACAACCACGTCATCATGCTCGCCGAGACGGCCGAGCCCGCGGGCGACATCGACATCGAGCGGGCGAAGGCCGCCGAGGAGCGGGCCGCCGAGCGTCTCGCCGCGGCGCAGACGCCCGAGGAGCGCGCCGCGATGGAAGCTGAGCGTGACCGCGCCCGCAACCGCCTGCGGACCGCGATGGGCCAGGTCTAA
- a CDS encoding ABC transporter permease, with protein sequence MALSYSVREGLAGFRRAKLAAATSVVALAIALVLIGIFALLGWQGQNVAEVLRQRASEVEIFLDDGASPEVAARVGDRLRSVAGVDSVRYVSHEEAAEIFSEAFGEEADLYDDAQFLPASYRVRLGGAAASPDSLAAFAEVVDGWTAVEEVAYDRASVEAVERNLRVFSGVGLAVALLVVVAALLLVGNTVRLSIYARRMLIRTMKLVGATNAFIRRPFLVEGVMQGLAAGVVAGVVLWGLYGLFLSFIRSADAGADAVGWPGGTPLLAIAVLIGLGLLLGFVASSIAVRRFIRQVNLS encoded by the coding sequence GTGGCCCTCTCCTACTCCGTCCGCGAAGGGCTCGCCGGGTTCCGGCGGGCCAAGCTGGCCGCCGCGACGAGCGTCGTGGCACTTGCCATCGCCCTGGTGCTCATCGGCATCTTCGCCCTGCTCGGGTGGCAGGGCCAGAACGTGGCCGAGGTGCTCCGTCAGCGCGCCTCCGAGGTCGAGATCTTCCTCGACGACGGCGCCTCGCCCGAGGTCGCCGCGCGCGTGGGCGACCGCCTGCGGAGCGTCGCCGGGGTGGACTCGGTGCGCTACGTGTCCCACGAGGAGGCGGCCGAGATCTTCAGCGAGGCCTTCGGCGAGGAGGCGGATCTGTACGACGACGCCCAGTTCCTGCCCGCCAGCTACCGCGTCCGCCTCGGGGGCGCCGCGGCCAGCCCCGACTCGCTCGCCGCGTTCGCGGAGGTGGTGGACGGGTGGACGGCGGTGGAGGAGGTGGCCTACGACCGGGCCTCGGTGGAGGCCGTCGAGCGCAACCTGCGCGTGTTCTCGGGCGTCGGGCTGGCGGTCGCGTTGCTGGTGGTGGTGGCCGCGTTGCTGCTGGTCGGCAACACGGTGCGGCTGTCGATCTACGCGCGCCGCATGCTGATCCGGACGATGAAGCTGGTGGGTGCCACGAACGCGTTCATCCGGCGGCCCTTCCTGGTGGAGGGCGTGATGCAGGGGCTCGCCGCGGGGGTGGTCGCCGGGGTCGTGCTGTGGGGGCTGTATGGTCTCTTCCTCAGCTTCATCCGCTCCGCCGACGCGGGGGCGGACGCGGTCGGCTGGCCGGGCGGGACGCCGCTGCTGGCCATCGCGGTGCTGATCGGGCTGGGCCTGCTGCTGGGCTTCGTGGCGTCCAGCATCGCGGTGCGACGTTTCATCCGGCAGGTCAACCTGAGCTGA
- a CDS encoding von Willebrand factor type A domain-containing protein: protein MLIRLAALALLAVAPALAAPVPVAPGTGGLAGLVTDADTGDPLIGANIYIPAEQRGAATDIHGRYLILGLPAGRYEVQVSYTGYAFQTYTEVEVVSGQRTTLDAQLSGESLGEVVVEYERPMIQRDAIGAPRVMSGAEMRGRRTPGIAAQRSAAPMSAPAAVGGVMRQQTTRPGGLYPPPTDREGYATIEEAGFKRVTDSPLSTFSIDVDRASYSNVRRFLTDGRLPVVDAVRVEEMVNAFDYGLEGPGRRDQHPFAVSAEITDAPWAPQHRLARISLQGRRIDTEDLPPANLVFLIDVSGSMSAPDKLPLLQRAFRLLVREMRPQDRMALVVYAGASGLVLPPTDGTEKARILEAIDNLRAGGSTAGAAGLRLAYQTAREHFDPHATNRVILATDGDFNVGVSSDAEMQRLVEEERESGVFLSVLGFGTGNVQDAKMETLADHGNGNYAYIDGIREAERVFVREFGGTLFAIAKDVKIQVEFNPAQVAGYRLIGYENRALANEDFADDQKDAGELGAGHTVTALYEIVPRGVEVPTAGVDGLRYQTTPDLTEAAESGEWLAVRLRYKPATGAGTFADESVRLDVPVAGRAVPLARASEATRWAVAVTEASLLLRESEYAPGATWDDALALARGARGADAHGDRAEFVRLIETAAALAATEADRRDRPVALGD from the coding sequence ATGCTGATCCGTCTCGCCGCGCTGGCGCTCCTCGCCGTCGCCCCCGCGCTCGCCGCCCCCGTTCCCGTCGCGCCCGGCACCGGCGGCCTCGCGGGCCTCGTCACCGACGCCGACACGGGCGATCCGCTCATCGGGGCCAACATCTACATCCCTGCGGAGCAGCGCGGCGCGGCGACAGACATCCACGGCCGGTACCTGATCCTCGGCCTTCCGGCGGGGCGCTACGAGGTGCAGGTCTCGTACACCGGCTACGCGTTCCAGACCTACACCGAGGTGGAGGTCGTCAGCGGGCAGCGCACGACGCTGGATGCCCAACTCAGCGGCGAGTCGTTGGGCGAGGTCGTCGTGGAGTACGAGCGGCCGATGATCCAGCGGGACGCCATCGGGGCGCCGCGCGTCATGTCGGGTGCCGAGATGCGGGGCCGCCGGACGCCGGGGATCGCCGCCCAGCGGTCCGCCGCGCCCATGTCCGCGCCCGCTGCCGTGGGCGGCGTGATGCGCCAGCAGACGACGCGCCCCGGCGGGCTCTATCCGCCGCCGACCGACCGGGAGGGCTACGCCACCATTGAGGAGGCGGGCTTCAAGCGCGTCACCGATTCGCCGCTGTCGACGTTCTCCATCGACGTGGACCGTGCCAGCTACTCCAACGTCCGCCGCTTCCTGACCGATGGGCGGCTGCCGGTAGTGGACGCTGTCCGCGTGGAGGAGATGGTGAACGCGTTCGACTACGGCCTGGAAGGGCCAGGGCGCCGCGACCAGCACCCGTTCGCGGTCTCGGCGGAGATCACCGACGCACCGTGGGCGCCGCAGCACCGGCTCGCGCGGATCAGCCTCCAGGGGCGCCGCATCGACACCGAGGACCTGCCGCCGGCCAACCTCGTCTTCCTGATCGACGTGTCGGGCTCGATGAGCGCGCCGGACAAGCTGCCGCTCTTGCAGCGCGCGTTCCGCCTGCTCGTCCGCGAGATGCGGCCGCAGGACCGGATGGCGCTCGTCGTCTACGCTGGGGCGTCCGGCCTCGTGCTGCCGCCGACCGACGGGACGGAGAAGGCGCGCATCCTGGAGGCCATCGACAACCTGCGCGCGGGCGGCTCGACGGCGGGCGCGGCCGGGCTCCGGCTGGCCTACCAGACGGCGCGCGAGCACTTCGACCCGCACGCCACCAACCGGGTCATCCTCGCCACCGACGGCGATTTCAACGTGGGCGTCTCGTCGGACGCCGAGATGCAGCGGCTGGTGGAGGAGGAGCGCGAGTCGGGCGTCTTCCTGAGCGTGCTCGGCTTCGGAACGGGCAACGTGCAGGACGCCAAGATGGAGACCCTCGCCGACCACGGCAACGGCAACTACGCCTACATCGACGGCATCCGGGAGGCCGAGCGCGTGTTCGTCCGCGAGTTCGGCGGGACGCTGTTCGCCATCGCCAAGGACGTCAAGATCCAGGTCGAGTTCAACCCGGCGCAGGTGGCGGGCTACCGGCTGATCGGCTACGAGAACCGCGCGCTCGCCAACGAGGACTTCGCCGACGACCAGAAGGACGCGGGTGAGTTGGGTGCGGGCCACACGGTCACGGCGCTCTACGAGATCGTGCCGCGCGGCGTCGAGGTCCCGACGGCGGGCGTCGACGGCCTGCGGTACCAGACGACGCCCGACCTCACCGAGGCGGCCGAGAGCGGTGAGTGGCTGGCCGTCCGCCTGCGCTACAAGCCCGCCACGGGGGCGGGCACGTTCGCCGACGAGTCGGTCCGCCTCGACGTGCCGGTGGCCGGGCGCGCGGTGCCGCTGGCGCGGGCCTCCGAGGCGACGCGCTGGGCCGTGGCGGTGACGGAGGCGTCGCTGCTGCTGCGCGAGAGCGAGTACGCGCCGGGCGCCACCTGGGACGACGCGCTCGCGCTCGCTCGCGGCGCCCGCGGCGCCGACGCCCACGGGGACCGCGCCGAGTTCGTGCGCCTGATCGAAACGGCGGCGGCGCTGGCGGCGACCGAGGCGGACCGCCGCGACCGCCCGGTGGCGCTGGGAGACTGA